A part of Arachis hypogaea cultivar Tifrunner chromosome 12, arahy.Tifrunner.gnm2.J5K5, whole genome shotgun sequence genomic DNA contains:
- the LOC140177225 gene encoding uncharacterized protein isoform X3 → METEAPEDREDNRADDDTIEKGPESFEITEELSSRRHGTRKSLILEIPTTSTVDEDFVRINMPLTPPPRKVAFSPCPSPSASRNRSTMKTLFPKLTLKIRSTSSQQIENAAFLALEGSPKVAPKKPLLPRTFSLTKLITPRGKNTASLPVTPIAHSNPGSTHGGNAAYLASIDKGIQLPMHRSRSVPILNKAGSTSVGGMFRIIPTTPTSATSPSGDSVENEDGGEDIPEEEAVCRICMVELGEGADDTLKLECSCKGELSLAHQQCAVKWFSIKGNRTCDVCKQEVKNLPVTLLRLQTAPRGQHAEISQTRQGVWQDAPILVVVNMLAYFCFLEQLLVSSMGSGAVAMSLPFSCILGLLGSMTSTTMVRRNHVWVYATVQFVLVVVSGHLFYSLVHMQAVLAILLATFTGFGAVMFVASVLAEISNWRRISLGQLNQEEAVAPDESSSAGHHQSEAPESNLRDSPLMHVNQLNVLPLGLYNR, encoded by the exons ATGGAGACTGAAGCTCCTGAAGACAGAGAGGATAACAGAGCTGATGACGACACAATCGAAAAG GGTCCAGAATCATTTGAAATAACTGAGGAACTCTCAAGTAGACGACATGGGACTAGGAAAAGCCTCATCTTGGAGATTCCAACAACAAGCACTGTGGATGAAGATTTTGTGAGGATAAACATGCCTCTAACTCCTCCTCCAAGAAAAGTGGCCTTTTCACCATGTCCAAGCCCTTCAGCATCAAGGAATAGATCAACTATGAAAACTTTATTTCCCAAACTCACTTTAAAAATCAGGAGCACAAGCTCACAGCAGATCGAAAATGCTGCTTTTCTTGCACTCGAAGGTTCACCAAAGGTGGCACCAAAGAAGCCTCTTCTTCCGAGGACATTTTCACTTACAAAGTTGATCACCCCTAGAGGGAAGAACACGGCATCCTTGCCTGTAACACCGATTGCTCACTCTAATCCAGGGTCCACACATGGAGGAAATGCTGCTTATCTAGCTTCAATT GATAAAGGGATCCAATTACCAATGCATCGTTCTCGTTCAGTTCCAATACTTAACAAGGCAGGGAGCACAAGTGTAGGTGGAATGTTTCGTATAATTCCAACCACACCAACATCAGCGACATCTCCATCTGGTGATAGTG TTGAGAATGAGGATGGTGGTGAAGATATTCCCGAAGAAGAAGCTGTTTGTAGAATTTGTATGGTTGAATTGGGGGAAGGTGCTGATGATACTCTTAAATTGGAGTGTAGTTGCAAAGGTGAACTTTCACTGGCTCACCAACAATGTGCAGTTAAATGGTTTAGCATTAAAGGAAACAGAACATGTGATGTTTGCAAGCAAGAAGTTAAGAACTTACCTGTGACTCTCTTGCGGCTTCAAACTGCACCTAGAGGGCAGCATGCTGAGATTTCTCAAACAAGGCAAGG GGTTTggcaggatgctcccattcttgTAGTTGTCAACATGCTGGCTTACTTTTGTTTTCTTGAGCAGCTTCTT GTTTCAAGTATGGGCTCTGGTGCTGTTGCCATGtctcttccattttcttgtatACTTGGTCTTCTTGGTAGCATGACATCTACAACAATGG TGAGGAGAAATCATGTTTGGGTTTATGCAACTGTGCAGTTTGTTCTGGTGGTTGTCAGTGGACACCTTTTCTATTCATTG GTTCATATGCAAGCTGTTCTAGCTATTTTGCTTGCCACATTTACTGGCTTTGGGGCTGTGATGTTTGTAGCTTCTGTTCTTGCTGAGATATCAAATTGGAGGAGAATAAGTCTTGGTCAGTTGAATCAAGAGGAGGCAGTGGCACCTGATGAATCATCTTCAGCAGGTCATCATCAATCTGAGGCTCCTGAAAGTAATTTGAGAGATTCCCCTCTTATGCATGTGAACCAGCTAAATGTGCTCCCACTCGG ATTGTATAATAGGTAG
- the LOC140177225 gene encoding uncharacterized protein isoform X5, with the protein METEAPEDREDNRADDDTIEKGPESFEITEELSSRRHGTRKSLILEIPTTSTVDEDFVRINMPLTPPPRKVAFSPCPSPSASRNRSTMKTLFPKLTLKIRSTSSQQIENAAFLALEGSPKVAPKKPLLPRTFSLTKLITPRGKNTASLPVTPIAHSNPGSTHGGNAAYLASIDKGIQLPMHRSRSVPILNKAGSTSVGGMFRIIPTTPTSATSPSGDSVENEDGGEDIPEEEAVCRICMVELGEGADDTLKLECSCKGELSLAHQQCAVKWFSIKGNRTCDVCKQEVKNLPVTLLRLQTAPRGQHAEISQTRQGVWQDAPILVVVNMLAYFCFLEQLLVSSMGSGAVAMSLPFSCILGLLGSMTSTTMVRRNHVWVYATVQFVLVVVSGHLFYSLVHMQAVLAILLATFTGFGAVMFVASVLAEISNWRRISLGQLNQEEAVAPDESSSAGHHQSEAPESNLRDSPLMHVNQLNVLPLG; encoded by the exons ATGGAGACTGAAGCTCCTGAAGACAGAGAGGATAACAGAGCTGATGACGACACAATCGAAAAG GGTCCAGAATCATTTGAAATAACTGAGGAACTCTCAAGTAGACGACATGGGACTAGGAAAAGCCTCATCTTGGAGATTCCAACAACAAGCACTGTGGATGAAGATTTTGTGAGGATAAACATGCCTCTAACTCCTCCTCCAAGAAAAGTGGCCTTTTCACCATGTCCAAGCCCTTCAGCATCAAGGAATAGATCAACTATGAAAACTTTATTTCCCAAACTCACTTTAAAAATCAGGAGCACAAGCTCACAGCAGATCGAAAATGCTGCTTTTCTTGCACTCGAAGGTTCACCAAAGGTGGCACCAAAGAAGCCTCTTCTTCCGAGGACATTTTCACTTACAAAGTTGATCACCCCTAGAGGGAAGAACACGGCATCCTTGCCTGTAACACCGATTGCTCACTCTAATCCAGGGTCCACACATGGAGGAAATGCTGCTTATCTAGCTTCAATT GATAAAGGGATCCAATTACCAATGCATCGTTCTCGTTCAGTTCCAATACTTAACAAGGCAGGGAGCACAAGTGTAGGTGGAATGTTTCGTATAATTCCAACCACACCAACATCAGCGACATCTCCATCTGGTGATAGTG TTGAGAATGAGGATGGTGGTGAAGATATTCCCGAAGAAGAAGCTGTTTGTAGAATTTGTATGGTTGAATTGGGGGAAGGTGCTGATGATACTCTTAAATTGGAGTGTAGTTGCAAAGGTGAACTTTCACTGGCTCACCAACAATGTGCAGTTAAATGGTTTAGCATTAAAGGAAACAGAACATGTGATGTTTGCAAGCAAGAAGTTAAGAACTTACCTGTGACTCTCTTGCGGCTTCAAACTGCACCTAGAGGGCAGCATGCTGAGATTTCTCAAACAAGGCAAGG GGTTTggcaggatgctcccattcttgTAGTTGTCAACATGCTGGCTTACTTTTGTTTTCTTGAGCAGCTTCTT GTTTCAAGTATGGGCTCTGGTGCTGTTGCCATGtctcttccattttcttgtatACTTGGTCTTCTTGGTAGCATGACATCTACAACAATGG TGAGGAGAAATCATGTTTGGGTTTATGCAACTGTGCAGTTTGTTCTGGTGGTTGTCAGTGGACACCTTTTCTATTCATTG GTTCATATGCAAGCTGTTCTAGCTATTTTGCTTGCCACATTTACTGGCTTTGGGGCTGTGATGTTTGTAGCTTCTGTTCTTGCTGAGATATCAAATTGGAGGAGAATAAGTCTTGGTCAGTTGAATCAAGAGGAGGCAGTGGCACCTGATGAATCATCTTCAGCAGGTCATCATCAATCTGAGGCTCCTGAAAGTAATTTGAGAGATTCCCCTCTTATGCATGTGAACCAGCTAAATGTGCTCCCACTCGG GTAG